GGGAGCCGAAAAGGGCGAAGCCGATGGCTTCTATGAGGGTAGACTTGCCGGCGCCGTTAGGTCCGCAGATGGCGTTGGTGCCCGGGGCGAACTCGATTTCGCCCCGCTCGTAGGACTTGATGTTCTCGAGGTGGACCGCCAGGATCACTGTCTAGCTCGCACCTACTTCGTGGTCGGCTCGGACTCGATCAGCACCCGCTGGAACACAACCTCGTCGGCTGCTCCTTCCAGCGCCATCCGCTTGACGTCAGCCGCCAGGCTAGCCAGAGCCGACGCCCGGGACCGATAGCGGGAGTCCCGGGAGATGGCCTGGAGCAGAACCTCGTGCTCGAGGGCCGCTCGGGTCAGCCCAGTGCCCGGTGCTGTGGGGCCCTGCTGCGGTACGGCATGGTTCCTGACCAGAGCCTTGAGCGCGCCTGTGAGCTCCTCGATGGTGGCAGCGATCTGGCTGAGGTTCAGGGCGGAGGGGAGGAACCGGAGCGAGCCGTACAGGCTGAGGTCAACCAGAGGCGCGCGCCGACCAGCCACGGGCAGACGTCCCGCCGCGTCTCGAACGGCCTGCACCACCTGCTCTGGCGTAGAGAGGAGGCTGATGTCCAGGCCTAGGCGGAGGAACGGCCTCCGACAGGACCGGCGATGGACGGCGGTGTGGCGCCAGCGACCTGGTCCGTCGGGGGCGACTTCCACTGCATACCACCCGCCCGCCTCGTCGGCCTCGTCCGCTGCCACCGTCTCGAGAGACCCCGGGTTGAACACCGGCGGGTGCTCTGACGGCCGCTCGAACGGCTTGTGCCGGTGCCCGAGGGCCACGTAGTCTACCATCCCCGCAAGGGGGGCTAGGTGCTCGTGTCGGAGCGGCTCGGTGACGCCGGGAATGGTACCCTCGATGCCAGCGTGCAAGAGCAGTACAGTGTACTTCCTCTCCAGGCGGGATAGCGGCTCCACCAGCCGGCCCAGCACCCGGGGCAGGGAGGCGCCCAGGTAAGGCAGCCCGATCACCCGGGCATGCTCGTTCTCGAAGACGGGGCCGGAACCGTCTTCGCCAGGCTGCAGCAAGTGCTCCGCCGCCGGGTTCAGGTCCATGTGTCGCAAGTAGCCCAGGTGATGAAGGAGGCTCAGCCAGGTCTCGGTGCCGTCCCGCCACCCCAGGTCGTGGTTGCCGGCCACCGTGAGCACGGGGATGCCGGCCTGCCGCAGAGGCTCCAGCAACTCGATGGCCTGCCGGAGAGTCAGCGCATCTACCTGCCGGTGATGGAAGAAGTCTCCGGCTACCAGCACGAAGCTGGGCCCACACTCGATGGCCGAAAGGACAGCCCGGCCGAGAGCAAAGGCGAAGTCGCGTGCCCTCTCAGGCAGACCGTACTGCTGATACCCGAGATGAGGATCGGCCAGGTGCACGAAGCGGAACAAGCTACTAGTCCTAGACCAAGGTTACGGAGCCCAAACTAACACATCTGCTCGGTGGACTCAACCTGCCGGTCAGCGACCACCGGCCTCGGTGGTCGTGAGATGCTTATGGTGCCGAAAAGCGCCTGCTGGGTGACATGAGCGCGGCGGCGACGCACCAGCTCCAGAACCGCCAGGAAGGTGACGACGACCTCGCTGCGGCAGCAGGCTCGGTGGATCAGTTCCGAGAAGGTGACAGCTTTGCGGCGCCACAACAGCCGGAGAACCTGCCGGAGCTTCTGAGGCAGGGTCACAGCTAGCGGGCTCACTAACTCGTCTGCATCCCCGGCGGCTTCGTCTGCCCCGGCGAGGACGCGCCTGAGGGCAGCCAGCAAGCGCGCTGGCGGACAGGGCCGCAGAACGGGGACCCGGCGGCCGTCAGACAGGCCCGGCTCCCGGGTGTAGAGGAACATCCCCGCCTCGCGCCGCTCGGTCAGCCATTGCGCCGCCCATCGAAATCGGCGGTACTCCTCCAGGCGCCGCACCAGGTCCGCACTGAGGTCTTCCTCTTCCTTCGCCACATCGGGGGAGGCCGCGGGCAGCAGAGCCCGGGACTTTATCAGGAGGAGGCGCGCCGCTATCTCGATGAAGGCAGCCAGCTCCGCCGCATCCCGCTGTTCGAACGATCGTATGTGACCCAGGTACTGGTCAGCCACCGCCGCCAGGCTCACGGCGGTGATGGACAACTCCCGCTCCTCGATCAGGCGCAGAAGCAGTTCCACCGGGCCTTCGAAGACGGACAGCCGCACCCGGTACCCGTCGGCCTGAGGATCGGTGATGGCGGGGATCTCAAGCACCAAACTTGGCCAGCCTCCCAGCGTTCGCCATAGCCAGGGGCATGATATCCACGGCCGGGAACAGACCCAAGGCACCGTTCGCACATGCGTTCTCGGTGAACTCGACCACCTGATCTGCCCGGCAGACCTCACTGAACAGGATGGTGGGCACTGGATGCCAGGAGTGCCCCTTCAGCCGGGCCGGGGTGGAGTGATCGGCGGTCACGACTAGCACGTCCGGCCCAAGGGCCAGGATCCGCGGCAGGAAGGAATCGGCTTCCTCGATGACCGTGACCTTGGCGTCGAAGTCCCCGTCCTCGCCTCGGCTGTCGGTGTACTTCAGGTGCAGGTAGAAGAAGTCGAAGCGGTCCCAGTTGGCCTCTAGGGTAGCAATCTCATCCGCGAAAGTGGGGCCAGTTTGCAGGACCTCCATGCCCACCAACTTGGCGAGCCCCCGGTACATGGGGTAGCTAGCGATGGCAGCGGCCTTGAGGCCGTAGACGTCGGCCATCTTGGGCAAGGCCGGGTCCTGGGAGAAGCCGCGAAGAAGCAGGCTGTTGGCTGGATGGTGCGAAGCGAGGACCCGATACGCTTGCTCCAGCCATTGGCGAGCCAGGCGAGCGGTGGCTTCGGCTTCAGGCACCAGGGCCTGCAGCTCTAGGGGGGGCTTGCCCACTGCCTGGGGGTCAGTATCGGACAGGCGCGGGTCGAGGCCCGGCCCTCGCAAGACTAGCCCGAAGCGGTGTTCACGCACTGGCAGCACGAACACCTGGACCCCCGGCACCTCTATCTCCTGCAGCAGCCGGCACAGCTTGGCCCCCTGCTCAGTGGATATGCGGCCGGCGCGCCGGTCGGTGACCAGGCCAGCGTCGTCTACAGTACAGAAGTTGCCCCGGGCTGCCACGTCTTCGGCCTGGAGGGCGAAGTCTATCCCGAGCACTTCCATCACGCCGCGTCCGATCTCGCAGGCCACCGGATCGTAACCGAAGAGCGCCAGGTGCGAGGGGCCGCTGCCCGGCGTGATCCCGGGCGCGACGGGAACGCTGAGGCCGCAAAGCCCTCGGCGGGCCAGCGCGTCGAGGTTGGGGGTGGAGGCCGTCTCGAGCTCTGTCTTGCCTCCGGGAGTGAGCGGGAGTCCGCCCAAGCCGTCCATGACCCAGAGGACGATCTTAGTGTCCGCAGGGGTATGGAGCTGTCGCATCAGTTCGCGGTGATCCATCCGGGGTACTCCTGTCTCGCGGGTTGACTCTCGGGCAACTGTAGCCCGGTCGCTCAGGGCGGCACAAGGGGGACGGGCCGCGGGCCCATCCCCCTCGCTGTGGTCGAACTGGCTCCGCGGTTAGCGGACGGCCGCCTCTGTCTGGGGGTCGAAGATGTGCATGTGGTCCATGTTGAAGACGAGGTCCATCTCGTCCCCTGGCTCCACGCGAGTGCGCGGGTCCACCCGAGCGATGAACTGCTTGCTGCCGGTCATGCAGTAGAGGTAGATCTCCGCGCCCATCAACTCGACCACGTCGATCTTGGCGCGCACCCTGGCCTCACGGACTCCGGGCGGGACGAACTGCTCGGAGTGGCAGTCCTCGGGGCGCAGGCCGAAGATCACTTCGCGGTTGCTGTAGGGAGCATAGACCTCTTTGCGAGCTGGGGGCACCTGCACTCGGAAGGTGCCACCGTCCACGTACAGCTCTCCGTCTTCCTGCACCATGGTGGCGGGGAAGAAGTTCATGGCCGGGCTGCCGATGAACCCGGCCACGAAGGTGTTGGACGGGTAGTCGTAGAGGCGCTGAGGAGTGTCCAACTGCTGCAGAATGCCATCGCGGAGCACGGCGATGCGCGTGCCCATGGTCATGGCCTCGGTCTGGTCGTGCGTCACATAGATGAAGGTCGCCTCCAGACGCTGGTGCAGCCGGGTGAGCTCGGTGCGCGTCTGCACACGGAGCTTGGCGTCCAGGTTAGAGAGAGGCTCGTCCATGAGGAACACCAGCGGGTCACGCACGATGGCGCGGCCCACGGCCACGCGCTGACGCTGGCCGCCGGAGAGCTGCTTCGGCTTGCGGTCGAGGAGCTCCTGGATCCCCAAGATGGCGGCCGACTCGCGGACGCGGCGGTCGATCTCGGCCTTGGGGGTCTTGCGCAGCTTGAGCCCGAAGGCCATGTTGTCGTACACGCTCATGTGCGGATAGAGAGCGTAGCTCTGGAAGACCATGGCGATGTCCCGGTCCTTGGGGGGGACATCGTTGACCAGGCGGTCTCCGATGTAGATGTTGCCCTCGTCTGCCTCCTCCAGGCCGGCCAGGAGCCGCAGAGACGTGGTCTTGCCGCAACCGGAAGGGCCCACGAAGACCAGGAACTCCTTGTCGTCAATGTGGATGTTGAGGTCGTTCACTGCCACTACATCGCCGAACCGCTTGGTGACGTGCTCGTAGGTTACGCTGGCCATGTTCACTCCTGTGGTTCGTCGCCCGCGGGGCGACGTGATGTAGACCGGCTAGATCCGATGGGCGACAGGACGACAGAACTGTTCGGTCGTCGGACCGCCAAGTCCGACGGGCGCAGAGGCCAATACCGCTCATCCTTCGCCAGGGTTGTCTAGTTCGGCCTGCACCTCCCATCGGCGCAAGAGCGCCGACACAGAGAGCAAAGCCAGAGGGCACCTGTGGTGGGTAATGGACGACGCCCGAGATGCCTCTGACCAAGGCGGGTGAACACACCCCCAGTTTACCGCATCTCCTCTGAATTTGCCACCCCTGGAAGAGCTCGGGATCGGGGGACGAGTGTGTTCAGCCGACAGTCGCGCGCCGGTGCTGCCGGGGTGAGGGGCAACCTCGCCATCGCCAAGCCGGCGGCGACCCTACGTCGGTCGGCCTCGCCCCCGGCCGTTGGCACATCACTGCTGCGGAGGCGGGGCGCCGGAATCGTACCCGGTGGAATCCGGGACGGCCAGCCAGTCGAACTCAGCCACGCTTCGTGCGGCCTGGGGGAAGTAGGTCGAGCTCCTTGCGCTGCCCGAGCGGGTCGAGAGGGCGGCGACCTCCGTGAGAGGAAGCCCCTGGCCCCTGTGAGTGGGGATGAACCGCACGGGGCCGGGCGCTCCGGTCAGTCGGGCCTCGAATGTATCCGCCTCGGGATGACCGATGCCATTGGCCTCGGAGACGCCTCCCGCGGTACCGATGACGGCGTATCCGAGCATCGTGCTTAGGTGCACCCCCGCGGGCCACCAGGTAAGGAGGTCGCCGCCCAGTTGCCATTGTGCCGTCCCGAGCTTCAGGTGGCTGTTATGGGCGAAGGCCAGCACCCTCGCCTGGGGTGGGTCGAGCGCCGCGTCAGGGTTCTCCTAGGCGGAGTCCTGGCCTCGGAGCTTGACAGGATGCGAAGGATCAGCGCTGTACCGGCGCATCCACTTCACTAGCTCTCGATTGGCCCGAAGCCGGCCGAGGCCATAGCTGAATCCTGCCTCTTGGACGTCCTCATATGAACCCGGGCCGCGACCGGCTACGTAATCGTCCACCGGCCGGGTCCGGGGGAAGCTGCTCTCGATGGCGATGGCGCTATAGCCGTGGGCCTCGACCAGCCGCTGGAAGAGGCGGTGGCGGAGGGCAAGGATGTCCGCCCCGCCGTGGAGCGCTTCGCCGAGGCCGAGCGGCTCCACCGAATCATCGAGGGAGCCGATGAGCCGGTCGACGGCGGCGTCGAACGTCCGGGGCGAATCGAGGGAGAATGGCATGGCTTCGCGGGCAATCCAGTCGTCTAGGGTTGGGTGCAACCGAGGCACTCAGGAGTGCCTCGGTTGCCCTGTGTATGCAGCCGGTCGCGACGGCTGCCAAGGCACGGGAATCAGCTTAGACGAGGAGAGGCGCTTGGGCGGACACGGTCACGGGGTACGACCGCTGCCACAGCATCAGTGTCGGAGCCAGCCAGCGACAAGAGAGCCCACCAGCCGGCTCGAGAGGTCTTGGCTGGGGGACCAGGATTCGAACCTGGGCTAGACGATCCAGAGTCGCCTGTCCTACCGCTAGACGATCCCCCAGAGACAGATTACAGTATATCGGTTTGGGGCCCGTACGGCAACTGAGGCCCCCATCGCCTGCCCCGGCGACATCAGACAGGCCTGGCTTTCCAGGCGTGGTGGCCATGAGAGATCTGCCGGAAGAGAGCCGTCTCGAACGCCTAGTCCGCACACTTCCCATAGACACACGGGCGCTCGGCGCAGTGCGAAGGCCGCACTTCCTTCAGTTGCTGGCCCAGCAGTTCGCCGCCCTGGCGGCGACGTTCGCCATCAGCTTCGCTTCTCTGGCCAAGGTGGTGGAGCTGACCGGCTCGGGGGTACAGGCCGCCTTCACCATCCTCTCGGTGGTAGTCCCCGGTCTGCTGTTCGGCCTTCTGGGCGGGGTGACGGTGGACCGCGTCAGTCGGCGCACCATGCTCATTGTCACCAACCTGCTACGAGGGTTGCTAGCTGTGGCGGCCCCGCTGTACCTGGACCTGGCTCCGCCCGAGGTGCTGGTGCCGGTCATCCTATCAGTGAACTTCCTGCTGTCGGCGGTGGGGCAATTCAACTTCCCGGCCGAAGCGGCGCTGATCCCTTACCTGGTCAGCTCCGAGGAGCTCCTGGCGGCCAACTCGCTGTTCAACATTAGCTACCTAGCGGCAATCGGCTTTGGCAGCGTGGTGTGGGGGCCGCTGTCGGTCCGCTTCCTAGGGGTGGAATGGTCGTACTTCGGGTCCGGGTTGTTCTTCCTGATCAGTCTGCTTCCGCTGTCCCGTCTGCCTAAGGACCCTGCGCCCCGAGAGCGGGTTCTGCGGCGCAGCCGCTACGCTCGCCTGCGGCACGTGATGGCGGTGGTGGCGGACGTCAGGGAGGGCGTGGTCTTCGCTCTGACCAGCCCCTCCGTGGGCGTGGCTATCTTGGCCCTGGCTAGTCAGACAGCGCTGGCCCTGGCGATGGTCGCCGTTTTCCCGGTAGTGATGGCAACTGAGTTCGGGATCCCGATATACAACCAGCCCCTGTTGGCCCTGCCTGCCATCTCGGGAGCTGGCTTGGGGTTCCTGGTTCTGGTATCGCCTTTCGGGAACCGCCAACCGCGCACTCGTCTGGTAGTGGGAGGCAATGCCCTCATCGCCCTGGGCCTGACCGGTATGACCATCTCGCTGAGCCTGCTCGAGTGGGGGATCCGCGGTGTCCTCGCCTCGTTTCCTCTTGTCGGGATCGGGTTCGTCCTCGCCTACATCTCGGGCAAGAGCGTACTGCAGGAGGAGCCTCCCGACTACCTGCGTGGCCGGGTGATCAGCCTGCAGCTCACTCTGAACAACGTCGTATCGCTGGTGCCGACGGTGCTGGCCGGGTGGGGGCTGGACGTCCTCGGCCCGACGGCGGTGTTCGTCGCAGCTACCGTCTCCTTCGCGCTCCTGACCGTCCTGGCGTGGCTGCTGGTCCGCGCCGGTTCGGCTCAGTACCGTTGACTTGCGCATCGCGTGTATAATGGCGGGACTTTGGGCTACACCGACGCAAGGAGAGAGGCGGCATGGTCAGCAAGGAGCTCTTGGACATCCTGGTCTGCCCCTACTGCAAGACCAAGGTCGAGCTACGTGAGGACAGGTGGCTGCTGTGCCAGAATCCGGACTGCCGCCGCAAGTACCCCATCAAGGACGACATCCCGGTGATGCTCGTCGAGGAAGGCGACAAGTGGAAGGACACCGCCCCCGAAGACCTGCCGGACCCCGCTACCTTGCGCTTCTAGGGCTAGTTCTGGCGCTGGCCCTCCTGGCCGGCGGCACAGCCTCCGCTCAGCGAGGCGCCTGGGCCAGCTTCTCTGCCCGGGAGCCGGAGGTGCAGTTCGGTCGCGCTATCATCTTCCGGTTGCAGGCCGAGCCCGAGCGTGAGGTCGAGCGGGTGTGGCTGGTCTATCGGCTACAGGGGGAACGGGCTCGCAACCGGGCGTCGGCTGAGTTCTCTTGGGGGGACGTTCTGGAGGCGGAGTGGGCGTGGGAGCTCGAGTCAGGCATGATGGCCCCGGGCTCGACGATCTACTACCGATGGGAGCTGGAGGATGCGGCGGGCGAACGGCTTAGCAGCCCCGAGGGCAGCTTCCAGTACAGCGACTCGCGCTTCCGCTGGGAGGCGATCAACGAGGGTGACCTGGCGGTGTATTTCTACCAGGACCGGTCGCTGGCGGAGCGGGTGCTGCGGGCGGGTATGGAGGCCGTGGAGCGAATTGCCGACGGAACCGGCATGACCCCCGCGAGGCCCGTCCGCATCTACATCTACGCCTCGCGGCGCGACATGGCCGCCGCCATCCCATCGCGCAGTGAGGCGTTCGACACCCGCACGGTGACGCTTGGGATGTCCATGGGCGCCGATGCTCTGGTGCTTCTGGGCACTGATTCTGGCCTTCTCCAGACCACTGCGCACGAGCTCTCGCATGCCATCATCCACCAGCGGACAGACAGCCCCTTTGCCCGCCTACCGCGATGGTTGG
The genomic region above belongs to Anaerolineae bacterium and contains:
- a CDS encoding 2,3-bisphosphoglycerate-independent phosphoglycerate mutase; this translates as MDHRELMRQLHTPADTKIVLWVMDGLGGLPLTPGGKTELETASTPNLDALARRGLCGLSVPVAPGITPGSGPSHLALFGYDPVACEIGRGVMEVLGIDFALQAEDVAARGNFCTVDDAGLVTDRRAGRISTEQGAKLCRLLQEIEVPGVQVFVLPVREHRFGLVLRGPGLDPRLSDTDPQAVGKPPLELQALVPEAEATARLARQWLEQAYRVLASHHPANSLLLRGFSQDPALPKMADVYGLKAAAIASYPMYRGLAKLVGMEVLQTGPTFADEIATLEANWDRFDFFYLHLKYTDSRGEDGDFDAKVTVIEEADSFLPRILALGPDVLVVTADHSTPARLKGHSWHPVPTILFSEVCRADQVVEFTENACANGALGLFPAVDIMPLAMANAGRLAKFGA
- a CDS encoding segregation/condensation protein A, giving the protein MVLEIPAITDPQADGYRVRLSVFEGPVELLLRLIEERELSITAVSLAAVADQYLGHIRSFEQRDAAELAAFIEIAARLLLIKSRALLPAASPDVAKEEEDLSADLVRRLEEYRRFRWAAQWLTERREAGMFLYTREPGLSDGRRVPVLRPCPPARLLAALRRVLAGADEAAGDADELVSPLAVTLPQKLRQVLRLLWRRKAVTFSELIHRACCRSEVVVTFLAVLELVRRRRAHVTQQALFGTISISRPPRPVVADRQVESTEQMC
- a CDS encoding ABC transporter ATP-binding protein, translating into MASVTYEHVTKRFGDVVAVNDLNIHIDDKEFLVFVGPSGCGKTTSLRLLAGLEEADEGNIYIGDRLVNDVPPKDRDIAMVFQSYALYPHMSVYDNMAFGLKLRKTPKAEIDRRVRESAAILGIQELLDRKPKQLSGGQRQRVAVGRAIVRDPLVFLMDEPLSNLDAKLRVQTRTELTRLHQRLEATFIYVTHDQTEAMTMGTRIAVLRDGILQQLDTPQRLYDYPSNTFVAGFIGSPAMNFFPATMVQEDGELYVDGGTFRVQVPPARKEVYAPYSNREVIFGLRPEDCHSEQFVPPGVREARVRAKIDVVELMGAEIYLYCMTGSKQFIARVDPRTRVEPGDEMDLVFNMDHMHIFDPQTEAAVR
- a CDS encoding exonuclease SbcCD subunit D, translated to MFRFVHLADPHLGYQQYGLPERARDFAFALGRAVLSAIECGPSFVLVAGDFFHHRQVDALTLRQAIELLEPLRQAGIPVLTVAGNHDLGWRDGTETWLSLLHHLGYLRHMDLNPAAEHLLQPGEDGSGPVFENEHARVIGLPYLGASLPRVLGRLVEPLSRLERKYTVLLLHAGIEGTIPGVTEPLRHEHLAPLAGMVDYVALGHRHKPFERPSEHPPVFNPGSLETVAADEADEAGGWYAVEVAPDGPGRWRHTAVHRRSCRRPFLRLGLDISLLSTPEQVVQAVRDAAGRLPVAGRRAPLVDLSLYGSLRFLPSALNLSQIAATIEELTGALKALVRNHAVPQQGPTAPGTGLTRAALEHEVLLQAISRDSRYRSRASALASLAADVKRMALEGAADEVVFQRVLIESEPTTK
- a CDS encoding MFS transporter — protein: MRDLPEESRLERLVRTLPIDTRALGAVRRPHFLQLLAQQFAALAATFAISFASLAKVVELTGSGVQAAFTILSVVVPGLLFGLLGGVTVDRVSRRTMLIVTNLLRGLLAVAAPLYLDLAPPEVLVPVILSVNFLLSAVGQFNFPAEAALIPYLVSSEELLAANSLFNISYLAAIGFGSVVWGPLSVRFLGVEWSYFGSGLFFLISLLPLSRLPKDPAPRERVLRRSRYARLRHVMAVVADVREGVVFALTSPSVGVAILALASQTALALAMVAVFPVVMATEFGIPIYNQPLLALPAISGAGLGFLVLVSPFGNRQPRTRLVVGGNALIALGLTGMTISLSLLEWGIRGVLASFPLVGIGFVLAYISGKSVLQEEPPDYLRGRVISLQLTLNNVVSLVPTVLAGWGLDVLGPTAVFVAATVSFALLTVLAWLLVRAGSAQYR
- a CDS encoding Trm112 family protein; this encodes MVSKELLDILVCPYCKTKVELREDRWLLCQNPDCRRKYPIKDDIPVMLVEEGDKWKDTAPEDLPDPATLRF